The DNA segment tcaattgttgactctttttacgtgtttttgtgatatttAAGGGAATCTCCAatgcgatttaaaaaaaaaaactatccatagtgcttaagtacagccctatgttgtatgtatgcgtgtactatctgtaacgcagcttctcttttttgtaacagctctctgctgtactgctgtaggttgctcgtttgttacgggggcagagacctcgtcaggcaaccatacctttagtctctgccacccgcaggatgatgtgattttcctgcaaataaaaccTGACTGACGTACTGAATAAACTGCTTCAGGGGAAAAAGTCACGTATGCATAATCAGGAAAACGTAACAAGTTTTCCATTCAGTAGAAATTAATTTACTCTTCTGAGATCATGTTCTATGTATACAAGTAATACTTACTCTTCAAAGTCGCATGTTCTCCGGTCCGCCCATGATTGGCTATTATGGTGTCGCACCGTTTTATATTTTCTCTCCACACCCCGTCACTTGTTCTCAATTTGCGAATGGGTCAAATGATATCCTAATTTTGAATTCACAAAATCAGCCAAATTTTTCCAGAGTTGCCTTTTAGTTTTTAGGTGTTTAGAAGGGTCTGATTTGAAATTTGTACATTCTTCAATCAGGAACAGAACTTTAAATTGGCCCGAGGCCACAACTCCTCAGGCTCGGTGGTAGATGGGACGGAGGCTGCCGGTGCATTCAGCTAAACCTGCACGTTGTCTGCAACCAAAGGAAAGCCTATATGTTGCGCACTAAGTACTGCATGATCAAATATTGCATATACATGCACAGCGAGAAAGCTATACGTACGTACCTGCTGTACGTCACATAAAGGCGCTGGTTTCTGTGGACAATGGGTGCACCAGTGTCGCCGACTACCTTAAAAATTTGTCTCCACACCTTCCACGAGGATTCTCAGCGGCGCGACCATCCTGTATCTCCTCCGAAATGAACGTATGAAGTGAAAGCGTTGGAAGGGACCTCGCGTATAAATAAGGGACGAAGAAGATGCAAAAGATAGCATGCAGAACGAGTGACTCCTGCTAGACATCCCTAAACCGCCAAAGAAACGGAATAAGATACTACCCGTAAGCTTAATTGCGCCAACAAAGGCGCACGCATGCATGTCTGCACCAAAGAGAGATCGCACGGGTGCCGCGCAGGGCTGGATGCCGAAGCGCTGTACGAAACAGAACGATATCGCTCAACCTCTGCAAGAGACGATCCAAAGATACGTCGCTACCGGAAGAGAGATACTGATATATCGTAGACGCCGCAAACTAAGCATTAGATGCCACttaagctgcagcagcaaaaagcgctaCAACGCATGCACGACGCATATGCGTGAATGCCTACATCAGAGGGAGCGCGCCGACACGCGCGTATGGGCTGCAATAAAACAAGACCCGACACCAACTCCGTGGACTTCACGAGAGATAACGGATGAATATCGTGTCTCATATACGATGCATCCGTTATCTGCCGTGAACCGCGCGCGTCTCACGCGTATACGAGCTCGTCGACCATCGGAGCGCGCGCATATGCCAATACGATCTAGCCGAAACCCAGAGGTGCGAACGAATCAGGCGTCGTTAGCGATCGCTGTGCCTGCAAGAGAAAAAAGCAAAGATATACAATACAGCTATAACTGATACGAGATGCGATGGTAGACGCCGCGCGCAAACGAAAAGGTATAGGCGCGCTAACGAGTTTGAGAGAGAGATAACGGCGCGCCAGTAGACACGCCACGAAGAGCTGCCGAAATCGCGAAGCGCGGACATCGTCGTCCGAAAAACAAATCGGGAGCGACCGCTGAACCTGCAAGACACGAAACAAAGATAAATACGGCTGATACAAGAATAGAGATCTCGTAGACGCCGCAAGAAGTGAAGATATGTGCCAGCGGCAAGGCAACGTACAACAAGTGCTCTCATGCATGCACGCAGTATACGTTAGAGAGGTATGCCGACGTACACGTAGTAAAATAAAATATGACCGGAAACCAACCCATCTTCGCAAGTAATCAACAGAGGTAACGACGCCTCGCACGAGACGGCGCGCGGCGGTACCGAAATAAGAAGCGTGAGTTGAAACGAGTAAACAAGATGCGGCTCGGAGATTCGACTCGAAATAAGGTACGCATAACCATGTTAGGAAAACAGCACAAAGATGCGAACGCGAACGCCGTTTCTGCGCGCTTGCTGTTAACCACCCAAGCTGTCGCGAATGCGCCTCCCTCCATTTTGAGGTCTGCTAGCCGCCACAGCGGAGAGCTGtggagctagcagacgacgctgccagcAAAAAATCGTCCAGGCGAGTCTGGCGGCCCGCTGGCTGCCCGAAActgcccagccagagaaaaacgaacgcgctttgggcagccaccggaagtgcgcggagcagcccgagaaaatcgagcgcctggctgCGCGCTCTGGCAGTCCGCGGACTGCCAGAggcggataatcgaagaggcccactgttttgacggtcgcgcaggtctcgtttgTAATAAGCGAAAGtccgtcttaagtggggccgttaaaTGTGGGCTCGTCtgtattcaaactgccctcacctaaCGAATAacttttttttggcaaaaatattTCGGGCTTTCATTACGCAAATTATGATAAGTttccgtgaatttttttttcataaattggaTCTGGTCAAGCTAAACATCTGGggcgtttggcatggaatgacctaCATGCGACGTCTGCTAACTTGTGCTTTCCTCGTGAAATCGACATCCAGCATGCGGCAAAAGCAtactgtcacaaagttcatgcctgccctgtccaccTTTGACCtctgtttcccagaaacatgtcgcggaccggcgtcgacgactttttccccctcccccgcgtggggaacggcattctcatcatagcgctggaggggtcactcaaaactactcccctgccccctcctagcattgttgccatacaggtggcaagcgcttgcacgtgttgggaataGGAAACCAAAGCACCGCCGAGCGGCGCTGCTGCTCCGGACAGGGAGCGCCACCTCTGGCAGGAAAATAAACAGTGGGGATAGACGGGGGGCTCTCGTGCaagcttccttctttcgctcacgCTTCCTCGCACGTGCAGACGTTTCGCGCTGCTTCTGTCGCGTGTCACAATGATCCGGCTGCAGTGCGGGTTCAAAAAGATATGCCAACTCGACAGCTTTTTCAGAAAGGCGAACCTAATCAAAGGTGAAAAGCTCCTCAATCATGTTTACTCCGTGGAGCAAATAATTGAAAACAACGAAGCCAGATTGAAAGGCAAGTGCGTGTCACAAGTCAGCGACAGTGTCGTCTACGACGTGTGCCTTGAGGTAAGCCTGTCCATTTGTTATATGCTCAAATCATCGAACGTTTTATAAGCACTAGGTACGAAACGAAGCGGTGCATTCGATTCGAGTTCTCCGTTGTTGTAATGCATGGGTTTCGATATGACATTTTTGCAGAATTAACAGAATTAATCGTGCGCTTTCGTGAACGACGTTTCCGGCGTGGGGAAAAAAATTTTTACGACCATATCATACTATCCACTGTAAAGCTTGGAAAGGTACGAGACACTTGTGCACCATCCGTTAGAACATCACCCGCTGGCTTGGCCGGGAGGCTGCCGAACTTAAGAGCTGAAAAGCTACACGTactgttcgcctttttttttagtttcacgtTTTTATTCCGATTCTGATCGCATGCACGCACTTTATTTTTTGCGACTGTCGGATTTAAGgacgtaaatatgtaaaatatgcTTCACGAACGCGATGTTCAGCGTGAGGGGTGCCGAGCTAGAGGCGCGCTGTTGTAGCTATGGTATCGCTCGCGCGACGCGCTCGCTTAACATTGTGCTGGGTTTTTGAAATAGTCAAAGCTTTAACCAAATCGTTTGCCTTATTTCCAGTTTTGTACGCGCGCCCGGAATAGTGTGACAGAGAGGCAAACGAAGCTGCAAAAATGTACACTGTGCCAAATGACATGCTGCTGAAAATTTGTAGCAGAGAAATTTGGGAAGGAAATCACGCTTAAAAAGTCGGCAGGCGTCCACGCTGTCTCAATTTTATTTCCACATTTCATAGCTGGCATGGTCGTGCCACGAAAAGCAGGAGCTGCTTGTTCGAGAGGGGCGCTGCACCTGCAAGGCTGGAATTGCAGCTAAGTGCAAGCACGCAGCAGCGGTGTGCCTGTACGTGGATCAACACGAAGTGAAGTCGTGCACCAGCGAGCCCCAGAAATGGGGCAAACCGAAAGGAAATCCCAAGAGGAGCTTAGAGCTCTTCCTCTTCCCTCGTAAGTATTTTTGGACATCCGACGTGTCACACAATTCTAACTGGCAGTTTTCAGTTTGAGTGAATAATTACTCTCCTTACCCCTTGTCTTATTCTCCATAACAGGAGAGGGCAGCAGCATTCCTGATATCAAACCTGCTGACCCTAATACTATTTTCGGCTATCCGGACATAATGTGTCCACTGAGAGAAATATTGGAGCTGCAGGATCGAAGCGCTGATGATGTTATTTGTGCAAACGTCctaaatgacattgttgaaaaagtcacagaaactgtggaaaaagaaatatttcacgATTTACTGCTACCAATGTCACACCGGCCTGTTTACCGGTATCTTAATGTCCTTGATGacaaaacaacacaggcaaaagacTTTCTTGTTGAAATGGATGAGGAAATGGCGAATATCTACAAAACAAAAGTAGTGCTGAAAGAATCACCATGCGACATGTGCTTCTACACCGTAGGCCAAGCAAATTGCTCACGGTATGGAACTAAACTTTAGTAAAGGATAGCCAACACATCTCATATACACTGTGTTGATTCATTTTTGCAAATTTTCCAATTTGCAGATGGCATGAAGAACGTCGCCTTCGAATCACTAGCACGAAAGCACATGCCATACGCACAAAACGAAGTGACGAAGGATTCCAGAAAGCTGCTGATAGCCTCTGCAAGACGTCATCGTACACGAGTGCTGCAATGCAttatggtatttatttattttttatttacagaatactgcaggccactctGGGCCCTTACAGGAGGGGCCATACTATGCAACAGAAATACAGAAAACACTGCAATAAATTTTA comes from the Amblyomma americanum isolate KBUSLIRL-KWMA chromosome 1, ASM5285725v1, whole genome shotgun sequence genome and includes:
- the LOC144098063 gene encoding uncharacterized protein LOC144098063, with product MIRLQCGFKKICQLDSFFRKANLIKGEKLLNHVYSVEQIIENNEARLKGKCVSQVSDSVVYDVCLELAWSCHEKQELLVREGRCTCKAGIAAKCKHAAAVCLYVDQHEVKSCTSEPQKWGKPKGNPKRSLELFLFPHGMKNVAFESLARKHMPYAQNEVTKDSRKLLIASARRHRTRVLQCIMASKLKPQHQKICKESSASVLCRQDSLCFRSSHGCAVAQMDWQQLAVKLC